A genomic stretch from Candidatus Methanomassiliicoccus intestinalis Issoire-Mx1 includes:
- a CDS encoding DUF3089 domain-containing protein, whose amino-acid sequence MKRVASSILVALVVVAALGSVVSLGFSQSEETNIDYSDESHWLSLPESIDKPVDVFYVYPTAWHKINQNEPDICRIDNITMLEGASRVFETQATAFETVGNIFAPYYRQADAAVCLSLSLEDQNAMLSGAPKQDLFDALDYYFENYNEGRPFILAGHSQGSNMLLFVLSEYMDSHPDLYERMIAAYVIGYSVTDEYLSDNPHLRFAEGAGDTGVIISYNTEAPGIQADNPVLLENANVINPISWVRDETTAPASESMGSSIDGVYTEHFADATIDLERGVLVCSTADIEKFSSNNGLFPSGVYHSQDYPFYYYDIRANAELRAANFLGLSGLEASSDLSGDLQEAL is encoded by the coding sequence ATGAAAAGAGTCGCTTCTTCTATTTTGGTAGCACTCGTGGTTGTGGCAGCTTTAGGATCTGTTGTATCCTTGGGTTTTTCACAGTCAGAGGAAACCAATATAGATTACTCAGACGAATCGCATTGGCTCTCTCTACCTGAAAGCATAGACAAGCCAGTGGATGTTTTTTACGTATACCCGACAGCATGGCATAAGATCAATCAAAACGAGCCGGATATCTGCAGAATAGATAATATAACGATGCTGGAGGGAGCTTCTCGAGTATTTGAAACACAGGCTACAGCTTTTGAGACTGTAGGAAATATATTCGCTCCTTATTATCGTCAGGCAGATGCTGCTGTATGTTTATCTTTGAGTCTGGAAGATCAAAATGCAATGCTTTCCGGGGCGCCAAAACAGGATCTGTTTGATGCGCTTGATTACTACTTTGAAAACTACAACGAAGGAAGGCCTTTCATTCTTGCTGGACATTCCCAGGGATCAAACATGCTGCTCTTTGTTTTATCGGAGTACATGGATTCTCACCCAGATCTGTATGAAAGGATGATTGCAGCGTATGTCATAGGGTATTCTGTTACGGATGAATATCTTTCAGATAATCCTCATCTGAGATTTGCTGAAGGCGCAGGGGATACTGGAGTTATTATCTCATATAACACAGAAGCTCCAGGAATTCAGGCAGACAATCCCGTATTGCTTGAAAATGCCAATGTTATCAATCCCATCTCATGGGTTAGGGATGAAACCACAGCTCCTGCTTCTGAAAGTATGGGCTCATCGATAGACGGAGTGTATACTGAGCATTTTGCAGATGCGACTATTGATCTTGAGCGCGGTGTTTTAGTATGTTCTACAGCCGACATCGAAAAATTCTCATCCAATAACGGGCTGTTTCCTTCTGGCGTATATCATTCTCAGGACTATCCCTTTTATTATTATGACATACGGGCAAATGCAGAGCTCAGAGCGGCAAATTTCTTAGGGTTATCAGGTCTTGAAGCATCATCAGATTTATCTGGAGATCTTCAGGAAGCCTTATAA
- a CDS encoding FecCD family ABC transporter permease: protein MNIQKSEEMREAYHKYVIKKIAFIAACVVAMFAITGYAATIGSYNLTALDVYKDIWYHLFNPEMCNDTIDWIVFTVRLPRIMTGLVAGMSLGIAGAAMQSMMKNPLADPYTTGISSGASFGATIAIVLGVSIIGSGSYGMIITAFIFSLIPAAVIILISSFKNTSAATMILAGIAVMYLFNACTTLIKLGASDASLAAVFQWSVGDLSGSTWESFYIISAFTLAGGFLLMAMSKKLNILITGDKNATTLGLNAHRLRIVLLIVISLMTASVVCFTGIIGFIGLVAPHIVRIFLGSDNRYLIPASAAFGAVLLMVADLVSRVIIAPTFLPVGVITAFIGCPLFIYLLIKQRKSMW, encoded by the coding sequence ATGAACATACAAAAATCAGAAGAGATGAGGGAGGCATATCACAAGTATGTCATCAAAAAAATCGCATTCATAGCTGCATGCGTAGTTGCAATGTTTGCTATTACTGGCTATGCTGCTACAATAGGTTCATACAACCTAACTGCATTAGATGTTTACAAGGATATTTGGTATCATCTGTTTAATCCAGAAATGTGCAATGATACAATAGACTGGATTGTATTTACCGTACGTCTCCCGCGGATAATGACTGGTCTGGTAGCAGGAATGTCCCTTGGAATTGCAGGCGCTGCTATGCAGAGTATGATGAAAAATCCCCTGGCGGATCCATACACAACGGGGATATCATCAGGAGCATCATTCGGAGCCACAATAGCAATTGTCTTAGGAGTTTCGATTATAGGCAGCGGATCATATGGCATGATAATCACTGCATTCATATTCTCATTGATTCCAGCAGCAGTCATTATTCTGATTTCTTCATTCAAAAATACATCTGCCGCCACGATGATACTTGCAGGAATAGCAGTGATGTATCTGTTCAATGCTTGTACGACATTAATAAAACTCGGTGCATCCGATGCAAGTCTTGCAGCAGTGTTTCAGTGGTCTGTAGGAGATTTGAGCGGTTCTACTTGGGAGTCGTTTTACATTATTTCAGCATTCACATTAGCAGGCGGATTTCTGTTAATGGCAATGTCTAAAAAACTGAATATCCTTATAACTGGAGATAAGAATGCAACAACACTGGGTCTGAATGCTCATCGCCTGAGAATAGTGCTGCTGATAGTTATCTCGCTAATGACTGCATCTGTTGTATGCTTTACAGGGATTATTGGTTTTATAGGACTCGTTGCTCCGCATATTGTCAGGATCTTTTTAGGATCAGACAACAGATATCTGATTCCTGCATCTGCGGCTTTCGGGGCAGTGTTGTTGATGGTAGCAGATCTTGTATCAAGAGTCATAATCGCTCCTACGTTCCTTCCAGTAGGTGTTATAACTGCATTCATCGGCTGTCCGTTATTCATATACTTGTTGATAAAACAAAGAAAAAGCATGTGGTGA
- a CDS encoding ABC transporter ATP-binding protein, which yields MRIDLRDLEFGYDSNTLVLKNISHVLEKPEFICIMGPNGVGKSTLIHCINKILKTTKGTVLIDDVDIKDIKLKSLAKRMGYVPNSSEDSFPLTVIDTILIGAQSDAKFGASNEDLENVYKVLELLDAEDLAMRNFNELSAGQHQKVMLARGLVRNPEVVLLDEPTSNLDIKHQLEVTEILSRLPKEKGMMIIMISHDINITAKFADKIILLHEGQIYSVGTPSEVLTKDNLRTVYGVDADIIEIDGRPHIILNDSIKIKKQ from the coding sequence TTGAGAATAGACCTTAGAGATCTAGAATTTGGATATGATTCTAATACGCTGGTACTAAAAAATATATCACATGTGCTCGAAAAACCAGAATTTATCTGCATAATGGGACCAAATGGTGTCGGAAAATCAACTTTGATTCACTGCATAAATAAAATCCTGAAAACTACAAAAGGAACAGTACTGATTGACGATGTAGATATCAAAGATATTAAACTTAAATCATTAGCTAAACGAATGGGCTATGTGCCAAATTCATCTGAAGACTCTTTTCCGTTAACAGTGATTGATACAATATTGATCGGAGCGCAGAGTGATGCTAAATTTGGAGCATCAAATGAAGATCTGGAAAATGTTTACAAAGTTTTAGAATTACTCGATGCTGAAGATCTTGCCATGAGAAATTTTAATGAATTATCCGCTGGTCAGCATCAAAAAGTAATGCTGGCTAGAGGACTTGTCAGGAATCCAGAAGTAGTACTGCTGGATGAGCCTACATCCAATCTCGATATAAAACACCAGCTTGAAGTGACTGAGATATTAAGCAGACTTCCAAAAGAAAAAGGGATGATGATCATCATGATAAGTCATGATATCAACATAACTGCAAAGTTTGCAGACAAGATAATTTTGCTTCATGAAGGGCAGATATACTCTGTTGGCACACCATCAGAAGTTCTTACAAAAGATAACCTGCGGACAGTATACGGTGTTGATGCAGACATAATTGAGATAGATGGAAGACCTCATATAATATTGAATGATTCGATTAAAATAAAAAAGCAGTAA
- a CDS encoding ABC transporter substrate-binding protein: MASQKLAAVAIAAIVIIAGVAAVFYLYNNNSADTPDNNLSSNTEGRLAIFGNANNDDYIDEKDIEFVKEIIAGEKKATYFSCYKTYNGNAVEMTFADANCDGKVDQSDVEWIQDMVDRKDDMKVYFYDVDGVIASCMYPITNMCIGYKSNYEAVLICGAADRCVGACDQVSNNGTYAKWYQAFKDAAAIGSRFSFDYESLVDLNADAIITGTRAWFDANMETTCAPLGMDIIRLPFWEDGITVSGIITLGYLLDCEEMAYNYAKIADSVLNEINDKIKDISEEDKPVVFASYNGTKIAKPHNGISETVEAAGGRYVTSLGYSPGNIDGEGILTINPEYIVFDVYYGFLETFDSSNPASTLDYVYDMVKNTDNAYFKTIEKLKHIQIKMYV, encoded by the coding sequence ATGGCATCTCAAAAGTTAGCAGCAGTGGCAATTGCAGCCATTGTTATAATCGCAGGGGTTGCAGCGGTTTTTTACCTATATAATAACAACAGCGCTGACACTCCAGATAATAATTTAAGCAGCAATACTGAAGGCCGTTTGGCGATATTTGGTAATGCCAACAATGATGACTACATTGACGAAAAAGATATAGAATTTGTAAAAGAGATAATTGCAGGTGAAAAGAAAGCCACCTATTTCAGTTGTTACAAAACATACAATGGAAATGCAGTAGAAATGACATTTGCAGATGCAAACTGCGATGGAAAGGTGGACCAAAGCGATGTTGAATGGATCCAAGACATGGTCGACCGCAAGGACGATATGAAAGTATATTTCTATGATGTCGATGGAGTGATTGCTTCGTGCATGTATCCGATAACAAACATGTGTATAGGATACAAAAGCAATTATGAAGCTGTATTAATCTGCGGAGCTGCAGACAGATGTGTGGGTGCATGCGATCAAGTTTCAAACAATGGCACATACGCAAAATGGTATCAAGCATTCAAGGATGCAGCTGCAATCGGAAGCAGATTCTCATTTGACTACGAATCTCTTGTAGATCTCAATGCCGATGCGATTATAACTGGAACAAGAGCATGGTTTGACGCAAACATGGAAACTACCTGTGCACCACTTGGAATGGATATCATACGATTACCGTTCTGGGAAGATGGAATAACAGTTTCTGGAATTATAACATTGGGCTATCTTCTTGACTGCGAAGAAATGGCATACAACTATGCTAAAATTGCAGACAGCGTATTAAATGAGATCAATGATAAGATTAAAGATATTTCTGAAGAAGATAAGCCTGTTGTATTTGCATCATACAATGGAACCAAAATAGCCAAACCTCACAATGGCATATCAGAGACTGTTGAGGCTGCCGGAGGCCGATATGTTACATCCTTGGGATACTCACCAGGAAACATAGACGGAGAAGGAATTTTAACTATCAATCCAGAATACATAGTGTTTGATGTTTACTACGGATTCTTAGAAACATTTGATTCATCTAACCCTGCATCAACACTGGATTATGTATATGACATGGTAAAAAATACAGACAATGCATACTTCAAAACAATAGAAAAACTGAAGCATATTCAAATAAAAATGTATGTGTAA
- a CDS encoding metalloregulator ArsR/SmtB family transcription factor yields MLPDNKPTYRDQNNLQSRVISYWDSRANGFNLATNHILDEEFSSIKSMLESNVNINKKMKVLDVGTGAGLMATSFALMGHEVFAVDLSEAMLDYAESNAKNRNVEVILIKSDAQKLPFGNCEFDMVVSKDLLWSLNNPVIAYTELLRVLKPNGYLLIIDGNYYLDLYDSDYKQKKLYKDLKNGKNNSLHAKTNVDNVDFEIIRDIARDLPLSKMRRPSWDVSTLLSLGVKEINIGSLDDDDFTINAYDGPMKLISKFMILTKKTDISANRSLINIHKIKDADLAEISRKLSNDYECKDLCSILKSLSDKMRMDIVLALRSSDLNVSQICLATGYPQSNVSHSLRILKDSNIVISEKIGKEVYYSLADPKSINRIINACEGMSKIH; encoded by the coding sequence ATGTTGCCTGACAATAAACCTACATATAGAGATCAGAATAATCTGCAGAGCAGAGTAATTAGTTATTGGGATTCTAGGGCCAATGGGTTCAATCTGGCAACAAACCACATACTGGATGAAGAATTCAGCTCAATAAAATCAATGCTTGAATCAAATGTAAACATCAACAAAAAGATGAAAGTGCTCGATGTAGGTACTGGAGCGGGTCTGATGGCCACCTCTTTTGCTTTGATGGGGCATGAAGTTTTTGCGGTGGATTTGTCTGAAGCTATGCTGGACTATGCGGAATCCAATGCTAAAAATCGTAATGTTGAGGTAATTCTTATAAAATCTGACGCTCAAAAACTTCCATTTGGGAATTGTGAGTTTGATATGGTAGTATCAAAAGACCTTTTATGGTCCCTGAATAATCCCGTAATTGCGTACACTGAGCTTTTGAGAGTTTTAAAACCAAATGGGTATCTGTTAATCATTGACGGCAACTATTATCTAGATCTATACGACAGCGACTATAAACAGAAAAAACTATACAAGGATCTTAAAAATGGGAAAAACAATAGCCTTCATGCCAAGACCAATGTTGATAACGTAGACTTTGAAATAATTCGGGACATTGCTAGGGATCTCCCGCTTAGTAAAATGCGCAGGCCTTCATGGGATGTTTCCACATTATTGAGTTTAGGTGTAAAGGAAATAAACATAGGATCTCTGGATGATGATGATTTTACAATAAATGCATATGACGGCCCAATGAAACTGATCTCCAAGTTCATGATACTTACTAAAAAAACAGACATTTCTGCGAATCGTTCTCTGATTAATATACATAAGATTAAAGATGCAGACCTTGCAGAAATTTCCAGAAAGCTATCCAATGACTATGAATGTAAAGATCTTTGCAGTATACTAAAGTCTCTCAGTGATAAAATGCGTATGGATATTGTTTTAGCTCTAAGATCTTCAGATCTAAACGTATCTCAGATATGCCTTGCAACAGGGTATCCACAGTCAAACGTGTCTCATAGTTTACGAATTCTCAAGGACTCAAACATAGTCATTTCTGAAAAGATCGGGAAAGAAGTCTATTACAGTCTTGCAGATCCCAAGTCAATAAATAGGATAATCAATGCGTGTGAAGGAATGTCAAAAATTCATTGA
- a CDS encoding nitrilase-related carbon-nitrogen hydrolase, with translation MEQMSVAAVQMNSIVGDIEHNLNSMKKWVETASEQNIDLICFPEMCITGYAMPQSIEFSETMCGDSVRYILEMSRDFNIAISAGISEKYDDRAYITQFIAEDGVLKGKYRKTHLGEKEKLYYAAGNSIETIKCKNANIGFQICWESHFPEISSVLALNNADIILMPHSSGLPPNRRKDVWDKCLRARAYDNTVYVVACNQLGDNGLGTVFGGGCTAIDPRGDILAEDYNSKDSMIAVNITPEILDKLRRKEYTSMKDLYYLNRRRPELYKKLTENEFQ, from the coding sequence ATGGAGCAGATGAGTGTAGCTGCAGTTCAGATGAATTCCATTGTTGGAGACATAGAACATAACCTAAACTCCATGAAAAAATGGGTAGAGACTGCATCTGAACAAAATATTGACCTCATATGTTTTCCAGAAATGTGCATAACTGGTTACGCCATGCCTCAGAGTATTGAGTTTTCTGAAACCATGTGCGGTGATTCCGTAAGATACATTCTTGAGATGTCTAGAGATTTTAATATAGCAATATCTGCCGGCATATCCGAAAAATATGACGATAGAGCATACATAACTCAATTCATTGCTGAAGATGGTGTTCTCAAAGGGAAATATAGAAAAACGCATTTGGGCGAGAAGGAAAAATTGTATTATGCAGCAGGAAACAGCATAGAAACAATAAAATGCAAAAACGCAAACATTGGCTTTCAAATTTGTTGGGAGTCTCACTTTCCAGAGATCTCATCCGTACTGGCATTGAACAATGCAGACATTATTCTCATGCCTCATTCTTCAGGGTTGCCGCCCAATAGAAGGAAAGATGTCTGGGACAAGTGCCTCAGAGCCCGAGCGTATGACAATACGGTGTATGTAGTAGCATGCAATCAACTTGGAGACAATGGGTTAGGAACTGTTTTCGGCGGAGGATGTACAGCAATAGATCCCCGGGGCGATATACTAGCCGAAGACTATAATTCAAAAGATTCGATGATTGCAGTTAATATCACTCCTGAAATCTTAGACAAGCTAAGGAGAAAAGAATATACATCTATGAAGGATTTGTACTATCTGAACAGAAGACGTCCCGAATTGTATAAAAAGCTCACAGAAAATGAATTTCAATGA